TATGTGGTAAAGAGTTCTATTTACACTGTGAGCGAAGTTGAGCAAGTGATTATCACCCAGTTTGGCAAACCAGTAGGCTTACCTGTAACCGATGCTGGACTCAAGTTTAAGCTTCCTTTTATTCAAGATGTCAATCCGATTGATAAACGAGTACTGGAGTGGGATGGAACACCATCAGATATGCCAACCAAAGATAAGCTTTATATTTCAGTTGACCTATATGCTCGATGGCGAATTACTGCCCCCTTACAGTATTTTTTGCGGCTACGCGATGAACGCAGTGCCCAATCCCGTTTGGATGATATATTAGGCAGTGAAACACGAAACGCTGTGGCAAAGCATGAATTAATTGAGATTATTCGTACCACCAAAAATCGCGAACCACTACGTGATGAATTGCTGACTGAAACAGAGCGGGAACAGAAATTAGGTGCGTTGGTGCCAATCCACAAAGGTCGGAAATTAGTTGAAGAGGAAATTTTTAAAGCCGCTGCTGAAAAAGTACATGTATTTGGTATTGAACTGCTCGATATACGGTTTAAACGAATTAATTATAATGCTAGTGTACGCCCCAAAATTTATGACCGAATGATAAGTGAGCGCCGTCAAATTGCTGAACGCTTTCTATCAGAAGGCAATGGTGAAGCAGCTAGAATCCGTGGTAATCGCGTACGTGATCTGAACAAAATCCAATCTGAAGCCTATCACCAAGTTGAACAAATTCGTGGATTAGCTGATGCCAAAGCAACTGAAATTTATTCAAGTGCGTATAACCGGAGCCCTGAAGCTATTGCTTTTTACGAATTTACGCGCACGATGCAATCCTATAAGTCTATTATTGCCAAAAATACAACCCTCGTTTTATCCACTGACAGTGATCTATTCAAGTTTCTAAAAGGTATGAGTCCTGATAATAACGTAAGTGCAAACATTAAAGAATAATACTGTACCGAATAAAAGTATTAGAGGTGCCCTTAAGAGAGTCTTTTAATTTACTTTTATCTTGAAGTTATTTTTTCGAATGATTGTCTGATATAAAAAATATGAAAAGCGATAACCAGTTTAATGATAGAGGGCATCCAACTCAACTTCCCAAAGAACTCATTGACTGGTTAGCCAGGCCCGTAAAGCGGTTTTTGCGCATTGAAGCAGCTGT
Above is a window of Spartinivicinus poritis DNA encoding:
- the hflC gene encoding protease modulator HflC gives rise to the protein MNGFKQLVFLAIFFIVIYVVKSSIYTVSEVEQVIITQFGKPVGLPVTDAGLKFKLPFIQDVNPIDKRVLEWDGTPSDMPTKDKLYISVDLYARWRITAPLQYFLRLRDERSAQSRLDDILGSETRNAVAKHELIEIIRTTKNREPLRDELLTETEREQKLGALVPIHKGRKLVEEEIFKAAAEKVHVFGIELLDIRFKRINYNASVRPKIYDRMISERRQIAERFLSEGNGEAARIRGNRVRDLNKIQSEAYHQVEQIRGLADAKATEIYSSAYNRSPEAIAFYEFTRTMQSYKSIIAKNTTLVLSTDSDLFKFLKGMSPDNNVSANIKE